From Rissa tridactyla isolate bRisTri1 chromosome 7, bRisTri1.patW.cur.20221130, whole genome shotgun sequence, a single genomic window includes:
- the MDH1B gene encoding putative malate dehydrogenase 1B encodes MAKLVVAGKANCPYYAKAELLADYLQANLPDFRVHKITQHPDKWEQWLHDICETNGWEHRQSPIIWRELLDRGGKGLLLGGVNDFLEYAQHYYGITSMMLSEEMLDIAEENLQAYIEIEKEEEEIKSLIKPLQIWITSASAPICYQLIPLLANGEVFGMTTDISIHLLDSDQFKEVLCGIVMEAEDMAFPLLHSISAHTEIDEAFIQADIIIVLDDVLLNCEVQSVGNYIREVSDICQVYAPLIEKNAKSEVRVISSGKTFVNLKAMMIMTYGPSIKTENVIAVATSWESAAKATLARKLNTNAAGVKDVIVWGNITGCNYIDLSHAKLYGYNCAIWGPANFPRPVLNMIYDSERIHSEFLSAQNSLNSRVSHCVGMLPAHAVATVLRYWYHGSPPGEIVSVGVFTEGQFCVPDGIVFSMPVRFQNGNWKVITELEISETTQEALGRLAHELIQEKLIALREIKEMHPYGADEITSKNYLREEVETLPTGSS; translated from the exons ATGGCCAAGCTGGTGGTGGCGG GTAAGGCGAACTGCCCTTACTATGCCAAAGCTGAACTGCTGGCTGACTACCTCCAGGCTAACTTGCCAGACTTCAGGGTTCACAAGATCACTCAGCACCCTGACAAATGGGAG CAGTGGCTTCATGACATTTGTGAAACAAATGGATGGGAACACAGACAATCTCCTATAATTTGGAGAGAACTTTTGGACCGTGGAGGGAAGGGCCTGCTTCTGGGAGGAGTTAATGATTTCCTGGAATATGCTCAG CACTATTACGGCATCACCTCAATGATGTTGAGTGAGGAAATGTTAGACATTGCTGAGGAAAACCTGCAGGCATATATTGAAattgaaaaagaggaggaagagattaaAAGTCTTATCAAGCCTTTGCAGATCTGGATCACCAG TGCATCAGCTCCAATCTGTTATCAGCTGATCCCTCTGTTGGCAAATGGAGAAGTGTTTGGGATGACCACAGATATAAGTATCCATTTGCTTGACTCTGACCAGTTTAAGGAAGTTCTTTGTGGTATTGTAATGGAAGCTGAAGACATGGCATTCCCACTCCTCCACAGTATTTCAGCGCACACTGAAATAGATGAGGCTTTTATTCAAGCTGATATTATCATTGTTCTTGATGATGTCCTCTTAAACTGTGAAGTCCAGTCCGTTGGGAACTACATCAGAGAAGTGAGTGACATTTGTCAAGTGTACGCTCCCCTGATTGAGAAGAATGCCAAGAGTGAGGTCAGAGTAATTTCATCAGGAAAAACCTTCGTAAACCTTAAGGCGATGATGATTATGACATATGGCCCATCCATTAAGACTGAAAATGTCATTGCCGTTGCGACATCCTGGGAAAGCGCAGCTAAAGCCACACTGGCCAGGAAGCTGAATACGAATGCAGCAG GAGTTAAAGATGTGATTGTTTGGGGCAATATTACTGGCTGTAACTACATTGATTTGTCACATGCAAAACTTTATGGGTATAACTGTGCTATTTGGGGCCCAGCTAATTTTCCACGTCCTGTGTTGAATATGATTTATGATAG tGAACGGATACATTCAGAATTTCTATCTGCACAGAATTCACTGAATTCCCGGGTCAGTCATTGTGTAGGAATGTTACCTGCTCATGCAGTAGCCACTGTACTGAGATACTGGTATCATGGCTCTCCTCCTGGGGAGATCGTTTCTGTGGGAGTATTTACTGAAG gtCAATTTTGTGTTCCTGATGGAATTGTCTTCTCTATGCCAGTGAGGTTCCAGAATGGTAACTGGAAAGTCATCACAGAATTAGAAATTAGTGAAACAACCCAAGAAGCTCTGGGACGTTTAGCCCATGAGCTGATTCAG gaAAAGCTCATTGCACTAAGGGAAATTAAAGAAATGCATCCTTATGGAGCTGATGAAATCACCAGTAAAAATTATTTGCGTGAAG AGGTGGAAACCTTGCCTACTGGCTCATCTTAG
- the FASTKD2 gene encoding FAST kinase domain-containing protein 2, mitochondrial yields the protein MKNKISYLLYTVRCIHRCNSVLTPKSSATTRKHILWTGRYRDPLENVNFRKLFLNISPSLHGSSLRFLSQKIDVFSTGAKMQPEKSTEALVSEQVPHSSLELEKVDDSGSFKEKRVMDHSGPFFDSLRKCTCPCDVLDLAAESAVSIKHFTNSLTMIWKLFKHLSEDQQRYEKQLIFEHPTFVKLCQQLLRDARRMTRGDLVFSLHAVVNLGVPQNTLLVQTLVRVCQEKLNQLDNRCISVLATTLAGLDKDKNVSALQAGLQLLVEQRIPSIRDIFILQNLMKCLGKDVPVFLKKKLEMAVLKEIDHLTFPNALRMFLALVAMNYCSIPILNACSKKIQENVHDVSFRHLILILEACYSLQYRNVKLFSAVADYVNSTACLWDKRQIMLFLSAFETLGFQPSELMDVFAEKVTEDPEFLNLKNLLIVLRVYSRLNYIPRGQKHLFFETLHNCLNEYLPQISNTELLKAVYSLCMLGYLPRRALDELLQKDSRDELLLSDDLYKEQKEVMIRAVKACVELDSPSFTKPAFVLTENSSSLVSLNLRKAQEALIELLGDENMFQQNVQLPYKYHIDFEIRMDSDRRKVLPVSATDDHTDSSVQRLAFLFVPLSAFCVGTTHPQGKLAMKKRHLNKLGYHVILVLNRKFQEMTNEDAVEFLRGKIYSENAFPFSEVTVQDSN from the exons atgaaaaataaaataagttatttgTTATATACTGTTAGATGCATTCATAGGTGCAATTCTGTGCTCACTCCCAAATCTTCAGCCAcaacaagaaaacacattttatggACTGGCAGATACAGGGATCCCCTGGAAAATGTGaacttcaggaaattatttttaaatatttctccttctctgcatGGATCATCTCTTCGATTTCTGTCTCAAAAGATAGATGTTTTTAGCACAGGTGCTAAAATGCAACCAGAGAAGAGTACAGAGGCTTTGGTGAGTGAGCAGGTTCCCCACAGCTCCTTGGAACTTGAAAAGGTGGATGATTCTGGGAGTTTCAAAGAGAAGCGTGTAATGGATCATAGTGGACCGTTCTTTGATAGTCTCCGGAAATGTACCTGTCCTTGCGATGTGCTCGACTTGGCTGCAGAGTCTGCTGTTTCCATTAAACACTTCACAAACTCTTTAACTATGATATGGAAGCTCTTCAAACACCTGTCCGAAGACCAGCAGCGTTATGAGAAGCAGCTAATCTTTGAGCACCCAACTTTTGTCAAGCTTTGTCAGCAGCTGCTGCGGGATGCCAGAAGGATGACACGAGGTGACCTGGTATTCAGTCTGCATGCTGTGGTGAACCTAGGTGTTCCTCAGAACACTCTCCTAGTCCAGACTTTGGTGAGGGTGTGCCAA GAGAAACTCAATCAACTTGATAACCGATGTATCTCAGTTTTGGCAACTACTTTAGCAGGGCTGGATAAAGACAAGAATGTGAGCGCTCTTCAAGCTGGAttaca GTTACTAGTGGAGCAGCGCATTCCAAGTATCAGAGACATCTTTATACTGCAAAACCTGATGAAATGCTTGGGAAAAGATGTTCCagtctttctgaaaaagaaattagag ATGGCAGTTTTGAAAGAGATAGACCATCTGACTTTCCCGAATGCGCTGCGCATGTTTTTGGCTCTTGTTGCAATGAATTATTGTTCCATTCCAATCCTGAATGCCTGCAGTAAAAAGATCCAGG AGAATGTCCACGATGTTTCATTTCGGCACTTAATTCTCATTCTGGAAGCTTGCTACAGTCTCCAGTACCgtaatgtaaaattattttcagcagtAGCAGACTATGTTAATTCCACTGCCTGCCTTTGGGACAAAAGACAG ATTATgctgtttctttctgccttcGAGACACTTGGCTTTCAGCCTAGTGAGCTGATGGATGTTTTTGCTGAGAAGGTGACAGAAGACCCTGAATTCCTCAACTTGAAAAACCTTTTGATTGTTCTCCGAGTATATTCACGACTCAACTATATTCCCAGAGGCCAAAAGCATCT gTTTTTTGAGACTCTTCATAACTGCTTGAATGAGTACCTCCCTCAGATTTCCAACACAGAACTGCTGAAGGCAGTGTATTCACTTTGCATGTTAGGATATCTTCCTCGCCGTGCACTTGATGAGCTGCTGCAAAAGGACAGCAGGGATGAACTTCTACTGTCAG ATGATCTTTACAAAGAACAAAAGGAAGTAATGATTCGTGCTGTGAAAGCATGTGTGGAACTTGATAGCCCTTCCTTCACAaagcctgcatttgtgctgacTGAGAATTCCTCCTCATTAGTATCTCTTAATCTCAGAAAGGCTCAGGAGGCACTGATAGAACTTCTGGGAGATGAGAACATGTTTCAGCAAAATGTTCAGCTGCCATATAAATATCATATTG attttgaaatCAGAATGGATTCAGACAGAAGGAAAGTGCTCCCAGTATCTGCAACAGATGATCATACTGACTCAAGTGTTCAAAG ATTGGCTTTTCTCTTTGTTCCTCTGTCTGCCTTCTGTGTGGGTACAACACATCCCCAAGGGAAGCTGGCAATGAAGAAGCGGCATCTAAATAAACTGGGCTATCATGTGATTCTG gtCCTGAACAGGAAGTTTCAGGAAATGACAAATGAAGATGCAGTTGaatttttgagaggaaaaattTATTCGGAAaatgctttccctttttctgaagTGACTGTGCAGGatagtaattaa